Proteins from a genomic interval of Nocardia sp. BMG51109:
- a CDS encoding dipeptidase yields the protein MPHFLWEQHCCLPLLPSADIAELARYRPGSYLSVNVGYAPHSTADALGLVRQFRRAALADGRFRLVRSIEDVVAGGPAMALAFDLEDSGPLGGDLDTVRVFHELGVRSLLPSYNRANAAGCGCLDTEDTGLTGFGRDLIRVLNEVGVFADGSHCSRRTGLDIAEVTGEPMIYSHSNFAALWEHPRNITDDQARACAATGGVIGINGVGIFLGHNGSDERAARIEAMADHLAYGAELVGIEHVGIGSDFSFDGDQFNAEIAAAPENFSEDYTRWGPLRWTPPEDLLGAGDVPGLDAVLARRGFGEADRAAVFGGNFLRAARRVWR from the coding sequence TTGCCGCATTTCCTGTGGGAACAACACTGCTGTCTGCCGCTGCTGCCGTCGGCCGACATCGCCGAACTGGCGCGCTATCGGCCGGGCTCGTATCTGTCGGTCAATGTCGGCTATGCGCCGCACAGCACCGCGGACGCGCTGGGACTGGTGCGGCAGTTTCGCCGGGCCGCCTTGGCGGACGGACGTTTTCGGCTCGTCCGGTCGATCGAGGACGTGGTCGCGGGCGGTCCCGCCATGGCATTGGCGTTCGATCTGGAGGATTCCGGGCCGCTCGGCGGTGATCTCGACACGGTACGGGTCTTCCACGAGCTGGGCGTGCGTTCGCTGCTGCCGAGTTACAACCGCGCGAATGCGGCGGGCTGCGGCTGCCTCGACACCGAGGACACCGGACTGACCGGATTCGGCCGCGACCTGATCCGGGTGCTGAACGAGGTCGGCGTGTTCGCCGACGGCTCGCACTGTTCGCGGCGCACCGGTCTCGATATCGCCGAGGTGACCGGCGAGCCGATGATCTACAGCCACTCGAATTTCGCGGCGCTGTGGGAACATCCGCGCAACATCACCGACGATCAGGCCCGGGCCTGTGCGGCGACCGGCGGCGTGATCGGCATCAACGGCGTCGGAATCTTCCTCGGCCACAACGGTTCCGACGAGCGTGCGGCCCGGATCGAGGCGATGGCGGATCATCTCGCCTACGGGGCGGAGCTGGTCGGCATCGAGCATGTCGGCATCGGCTCGGACTTCTCCTTCGACGGCGACCAGTTCAATGCCGAGATCGCCGCCGCGCCGGAGAACTTCTCCGAGGACTACACCCGGTGGGGCCCGCTGCGGTGGACGCCGCCGGAGGATCTGCTGGGCGCGGGCGACGTGCCCGGACTGGACGCCGTGCTGGCACGCCGCGGATTCGGCGAGGCGGATCGGGCGGCCGTATTCGGCGGCAACTTCCTGCGGGCCGCGCGGCGCGTCTGGCGTTAG
- a CDS encoding prolyl oligopeptidase family protein, producing MSAAEENRNDDPYLWLEEVTSDRALDWARAHNEVVVDRFATADRFSELEHRILDMLDTDTRIPYPSRRGDHLYNFWRDAEHPKGLWRRTSFAEYRKPNPQWEVLIDLDALAAAEQENWVWGGAAVLRPDQSLALISLSRGGADAKVVREFDMAAKQFRAAADGGFELPEAKSQIRWIDADTVYVGTDFGPGSLTESGYPRLAKQWRRGTPLAEAETVFEGEPEDVLVAAGYDRTPGYERHYVARATDFFNESVYLLEDDGTLLHIDVPTDASESWFKDWLLVRVKAPWEVAGTTYPAGALLAIDLNDFLDGARDFEVVFTPDAHTALHGYGWTENHLLLITLEDVQTRLYVLTPGRDGWTRAPLGDTPPMSTTNVMNLDPLEGGDEFMLTTSGFTTPATLLASSVGGRTETLRQEPAFFDADGIETEQFFARSDDGTMVPYFVIRHRDHKGAPGPTVMSGYGGFEVSRTPAYSGASGMGWLERGGTWVMTNIRGGGEYGPEWHTQVQKENRHKVYEDFSSIARDLVARGITTPQQLGAVGGSNGGLLMGVMLTRYPELFGAIVCQVPLLDMKRYHLLLAGASWVAEYGDPDIPEEWEYLSEYSPYQNTSADRTYPPILLTTSTRDDRVHPGHARKMAARLTEQGHTIWYHENIEGGHGGAADNKQLAFQAALIYEFFTQMLIEDRKS from the coding sequence ATGAGCGCCGCCGAGGAGAACCGGAACGACGACCCCTACCTGTGGCTGGAGGAAGTGACCTCCGACCGCGCGCTGGACTGGGCGCGGGCACACAACGAGGTGGTGGTCGACCGCTTCGCCACCGCGGACCGGTTCTCCGAGCTGGAGCACCGCATCCTCGACATGCTCGACACCGACACCCGCATTCCGTACCCGAGCCGGCGCGGCGACCATCTCTACAACTTCTGGCGCGACGCCGAGCACCCGAAAGGGCTGTGGCGGCGAACCAGTTTCGCCGAGTACCGCAAGCCGAACCCGCAGTGGGAGGTGCTGATCGATCTCGACGCGCTGGCCGCCGCCGAACAGGAGAACTGGGTGTGGGGCGGCGCCGCGGTGTTGCGGCCGGACCAGTCGCTGGCACTGATCAGCCTGTCCCGCGGCGGCGCCGACGCCAAGGTCGTGCGCGAATTCGATATGGCGGCAAAACAGTTCCGTGCGGCCGCGGACGGCGGATTCGAACTGCCGGAGGCCAAGTCGCAGATCCGCTGGATCGACGCCGACACCGTCTATGTCGGAACGGATTTCGGCCCGGGCTCGCTCACCGAGTCCGGCTATCCGCGGCTGGCCAAGCAGTGGCGGCGCGGTACCCCGCTGGCGGAGGCCGAGACCGTCTTCGAGGGCGAGCCGGAGGACGTCCTGGTCGCCGCCGGCTACGACCGCACGCCGGGATACGAGCGCCACTACGTCGCCCGGGCCACCGATTTCTTCAACGAATCGGTGTACCTGCTGGAGGACGACGGCACGCTACTCCACATCGATGTGCCGACCGATGCTTCCGAGTCGTGGTTCAAGGACTGGCTGCTGGTGCGGGTGAAGGCGCCGTGGGAGGTGGCCGGCACGACCTATCCGGCCGGCGCCCTGCTGGCCATCGACCTGAACGACTTCCTGGACGGCGCACGGGATTTCGAGGTGGTGTTCACACCGGACGCGCACACCGCACTGCACGGCTACGGCTGGACCGAGAACCATCTGCTGCTGATCACCCTCGAGGACGTGCAGACCCGGCTCTACGTGCTCACCCCCGGCCGCGACGGCTGGACGCGCGCACCCCTGGGCGATACCCCGCCGATGTCGACGACCAACGTCATGAATCTCGACCCGCTCGAGGGCGGCGACGAATTCATGCTCACCACCAGCGGTTTCACCACACCGGCCACACTGCTGGCCAGTTCCGTCGGCGGGCGGACCGAAACGCTCAGGCAGGAACCGGCCTTCTTCGACGCCGACGGCATCGAGACCGAGCAGTTCTTCGCCCGCTCCGACGACGGAACGATGGTGCCGTACTTCGTGATCCGCCATCGCGACCACAAGGGCGCGCCCGGCCCGACGGTGATGTCCGGCTACGGCGGCTTCGAGGTCTCGCGCACCCCCGCCTACAGCGGCGCCTCCGGAATGGGCTGGCTCGAACGCGGCGGCACCTGGGTGATGACCAACATCCGCGGCGGCGGCGAGTACGGCCCCGAGTGGCACACCCAGGTGCAGAAGGAGAACCGCCACAAGGTCTACGAGGACTTCTCCTCGATCGCCCGGGACCTGGTGGCGCGCGGCATCACCACCCCGCAGCAGCTGGGCGCGGTGGGCGGCAGCAACGGCGGCCTGTTGATGGGCGTCATGCTCACCCGCTACCCGGAACTGTTCGGCGCCATCGTCTGTCAGGTTCCCCTGCTGGATATGAAGCGCTACCACCTGCTGCTCGCGGGCGCCTCGTGGGTCGCCGAGTACGGGGATCCGGACATCCCGGAGGAGTGGGAGTACCTGTCCGAGTACTCGCCGTACCAGAACACCAGCGCCGACCGGACCTATCCGCCGATCCTGCTGACCACCTCCACCCGCGACGACCGCGTACACCCCGGCCACGCCCGGAAGATGGCCGCGCGCTTGACCGAACAGGGCCACACGATCTGGTACCACGAGAACATCGAGGGCGGCCACGGCGGCGCCGCCGACAACAAGCAGCTGGCCTTCCAGGCCGCGCTGATCTACGAGTTCTTCACCCAGATGCTGATCGAGGACCGGAAAAGCTAG
- a CDS encoding alpha/beta hydrolase, translated as MATYVLVHGGGHGGWCYQRVARLLRRAGHDVYTPTLSGLADRAHVLGPGIGLHTHIDDVAELINHEDLREVILVGHSYGGMVVTGAADRTHDRIGKLVYLDAATPANGQSLVDVAGPYIEAVRPLGAVVDGVELVLQPGADAGMLYGITDPDDLRWMAERLTAHPWRCFEEPLDLRNEDELWAIPQFHIVCTVTLATRDPELIAKARAAGRLWDIDTGHDLMITEPQAVTDCLLEVATA; from the coding sequence ATGGCAACGTATGTCCTCGTACACGGCGGCGGCCACGGCGGCTGGTGCTATCAGCGGGTCGCCCGGCTGCTGCGCCGGGCCGGTCACGACGTATACACCCCGACGCTGTCCGGCCTGGCCGACCGGGCGCACGTGCTCGGCCCCGGCATCGGGCTGCACACGCACATCGACGACGTCGCCGAGCTGATCAACCACGAGGATCTGCGCGAGGTGATCCTGGTCGGCCACAGCTACGGCGGCATGGTGGTCACCGGCGCCGCCGACCGGACACACGACCGGATCGGCAAACTCGTCTACCTGGACGCCGCCACCCCGGCCAACGGGCAGTCGCTGGTCGATGTCGCCGGCCCGTACATCGAGGCGGTCCGCCCGCTGGGCGCCGTCGTCGACGGCGTGGAACTCGTCCTGCAACCCGGCGCCGACGCCGGAATGCTGTACGGCATCACCGACCCCGACGACCTGCGATGGATGGCCGAGCGCCTGACCGCCCACCCCTGGCGCTGCTTCGAGGAACCGCTCGATCTCCGCAACGAGGACGAGCTGTGGGCGATCCCGCAGTTCCACATCGTCTGCACCGTCACGCTGGCGACCCGCGACCCGGAGCTGATCGCGAAGGCCCGCGCGGCCGGCCGCCTGTGGGACATCGACACCGGCCACGATCTGATGATCACCGAACCCCAGGCGGTCACCGACTGCCTGCTCGAGGTCGCCACCGCTTGA
- a CDS encoding TetR/AcrR family transcriptional regulator — MSARGRRTADRPALHRDHIAAVALSLIDREGLEGFSMRRLGRELGADPMAAYRHFTDQQDLFDEIAAAMFTELAMEELPWHGDWRELMRAYGHRVRSVLRRHPNAVPVFATRPVRSPQAVDTGNRMITLLRDAGFEPSVALRVARCVGEYVSGHMLSWTAAAVAAVRSRKPAPGGPDYNLLAAAADGSAGTDHFDLGLTAMLDGFDRYRSEKSSRD; from the coding sequence GTGAGTGCGCGCGGCAGGAGGACTGCCGATCGTCCCGCACTGCACCGGGACCACATTGCGGCGGTGGCGCTTTCGCTGATCGATCGAGAAGGACTGGAGGGCTTCTCGATGCGCCGGTTGGGGAGGGAGCTGGGAGCCGATCCGATGGCGGCCTATCGGCACTTCACCGACCAGCAGGATCTGTTCGACGAGATCGCCGCCGCGATGTTCACCGAGCTGGCGATGGAAGAGTTGCCGTGGCACGGGGATTGGCGGGAACTCATGCGTGCCTACGGGCATCGGGTGCGTTCGGTGCTGCGGCGGCATCCGAACGCGGTGCCGGTCTTCGCCACCCGGCCGGTGCGCAGTCCGCAGGCCGTGGACACCGGAAACCGGATGATCACGCTGCTGCGCGACGCCGGGTTCGAACCGTCCGTCGCGCTGCGGGTGGCGCGTTGTGTGGGTGAATACGTGTCCGGGCACATGCTGAGCTGGACGGCGGCGGCCGTCGCCGCCGTCCGCAGCCGCAAGCCGGCGCCGGGCGGGCCCGACTACAACCTGCTCGCCGCCGCGGCCGACGGTTCGGCCGGGACGGATCATTTCGATCTCGGCCTCACGGCCATGCTGGACGGCTTCGACCGGTACCGGTCCGAAAAGAGTTCGCGCGACTAG